One Cryptomeria japonica unplaced genomic scaffold, Sugi_1.0 HiC_scaffold_27, whole genome shotgun sequence genomic region harbors:
- the LOC131861581 gene encoding uncharacterized protein LOC131861581: protein MSALLVGLLFLFTVHVSARYHPQNPVKNNNVLMSMEQLDNCANCKGNGEDSRPCCSSPSNKAVFSQQLDDCPNCESNGRDPRPCCHRSNKIAGKTNNVLAGMEQLAGCANCEGNGEDPRPCCHHSKQTSKKDNLLTDMVEKELTDCEKCKGNGEDPRPCCSSPSNKAVFSQQLDDCPNCESNGEDPRPCCHPSNKVAGKTNNVLAGMEQLAGCANCEGNGKDPRPCCHASNKAIFSG from the coding sequence ATGAGCGCACTGCTTGTCGGTCTACTGTTTCTGTTTACTGTCCATGTCTCCGCTCGATATCACCCCCAAAATCCTGTGAAAAACAATAATGTGCTTATGAGTATGGAGCAATTAGATAACTGTGCAAACTGCAAGGGCAACGGTGAAGACTCAAGACCCTGCTGTTCGTCACCCTCGAATAAGGCTGTTTTCTCACAACAGCTAGATGACTGTCCGAATTGTGAAAGCAATGGTAGAGACCCAAGACCCTGCTGCCACCGCTCCAACAAGATTGCTGGCAAAACCAATAATGTTCTTGCAGGCATGGAGCAGTTAGCAGGCTGTGCGAACTGTGAGGGCAATGGTGAAGACCCAAGACCATGCTGTCACCACTCCAAACAAACTAGCAAAAAAGATAACCTGCTTACAGACATGGTAGAAAAAGAGCTAACTGACTGTGAAAAGTGCAAGGGTAACGGTGAAGACCCAAGACCCTGCTGTTCGTCACCCTCGAATAAGGCTGTTTTCTCACAACAGCTAGATGACTGTCCGAATTGTGAAAGCAATGGTGAGGACCCAAGACCCTGCTGCCACCCCTCCAACAAGGTTGCTGGCAAAACCAATAATGTTCTTGCAGGTATGGAGCAGTTAGCAGGCTGTGCGAACTGTGAGGGCAATGGTAAAGACCCCAGACCCTGCTGCCACGCCTCCAACAAGGCTATTTTCTCAGGATAG